A segment of the bacterium genome:
AATCCTTCCTTCACAATGCTGGCACCTGAATCGTAGATTTTTCACAAACATCAAAGAGCAGCGTCCGTATGTAATTCTTAAATGGGCTGAAACACGCGATGGATTTATTGCGCGCCCTGATTATTCTTCTCGATGGATCAGTAGCGAACAATCAAGAATACGCGTTCATCAATGGAGATCTGAAGAAGACGCCATTTTGGTCGGTACAACAACTGCACTGAAAGATAATCCACAGCTTTCTGTCCGCTCTATTGTTGGACGAAATCCGATACGAATTTTAGTTGATAGAGACAGTACGGTTCCGAAGAAGCACCATATCTTTGATGGATCTGAAAAGACGATTATTATTTCTCATAAAAAACCTTCTGCGAAAAACCTTGATTGGATTCCGTACCCAGACATTGGGTCACATGCGGATTTCTGGGCAGCAATCTTACCGAAACTCTATGAAGCAAAGATTGGCTCTCTGATCATTGAAGGCGGGAATAAAATTCTGACCAGTGTTATTCAAGCAGGATTATGGGATGAGGCAAGAATATTTCGCTCTTCTCAGGAATTCAAAGAAGGGATTCCAGCTCCGATTCTGAATGTTTCCGATATCGACTCTCGAAATCTCGTCAGTCAGAGTTCAGGAAGCGATCAGCTTGACATCCTTGAACCCCTGTCTCCAGAACAGTGAATCCCTCGTATAATCAGCCTCTTAACTAATCCAGCCCTGTACAATGCTACGCATCGTAAAGCGATTTCACTCAATAGCTACATGGAAGGGACTTTTCACCATAACTCCTAAGGAAGATTGCTGTAAAAACGTCGGGAAGAACGTATGCACCACTTACGGAGTAAAGAGAATAGTGACGGGAACTTGTCTTCTGAAACTATCGGCAAATCTCTTCGCAACCAACTGCCATTAAATGCTATCCGAACTGCTTCCATTGATGAGGTATCAAATCAACTTGCTCTACCTCACATTAATGCCGTTATTACTCCGAGTAAACGACCCGCCCTTTCATCACTCAGTGAAGAAGCACAGCGCCAACTTCTGGAGCATCCAATTTCATTGTACTCACCCCGTATAACGCCAAAGGCAAAAGAACTTCAACTTGAAAGCATTCAGAAACATCTTTTTCCTACACTAACGACTCTCTCTGAAACGGAAAAATACTTTCTTCAGTCATTACAGGAAGAAATCTTTGAATTTGGAAACATTATCAGTACCTATACAGGGAATCATACCAATCTTCTTATAACCTCCAACCTACTGGTGGGAAGCGGATGGCACTATGATGTCGCTCTAGCTGCTACCTATAAACTTTTTGGTCCTACCACTGAGTTTATTGCCAATAGCTCTGTAGAAATTGATCCTCATGATGATTCTCTATTTATAGAAGAAGACGCTCACATCTTTTATCCGCAAGAGGGAGAAATCCTTTTTCATCATGGATGGCCAGCAGACAACACTCAAATAGACTCTTTGACAAAGCCGCCTCTGGTCCATCGCGTAGCAGAGAGAGTCGCGCCTTCTCCGTTATTAGAGAAGCAC
Coding sequences within it:
- a CDS encoding RibD family protein, whose amino-acid sequence is MLPSQCWHLNRRFFTNIKEQRPYVILKWAETRDGFIARPDYSSRWISSEQSRIRVHQWRSEEDAILVGTTTALKDNPQLSVRSIVGRNPIRILVDRDSTVPKKHHIFDGSEKTIIISHKKPSAKNLDWIPYPDIGSHADFWAAILPKLYEAKIGSLIIEGGNKILTSVIQAGLWDEARIFRSSQEFKEGIPAPILNVSDIDSRNLVSQSSGSDQLDILEPLSPEQ